One Aquipuribacter hungaricus genomic window carries:
- a CDS encoding sugar ABC transporter substrate-binding protein, translated as MRRRIPVVAMVAGLALVATACGGSDAAPADEGSAAAEPTTDESAEAAAEPSAEGSEAPVERADADLVIWTDETRAPVVQEIGDAFGAENDLTVAVQQLDFGTIRENLISRGPVGEGPDIIIGAHDWLGQLVTNGAVAPLELGETASTFQPVAVEAMTYEGTTYGLPYAVENIALFRNTDLAPAAPADFESMLAEGKALVDAGQADVPLALQVGDAGDVFHFYPVQTSFGSQVFGQNPDGSYNPDDLQIDNEGGLAFAAKLAEWTEAGYLNPDLTFDLATEAFATGRAPYAITGPWNLEAFTDGGVNFSVEAIPSAGGQPSQPFVGVQGFMVSAYAENPIVANDFVVNYLGTEDTARALYEGGQRPPANTAVYEEVSADPVIAGFGAYGASGQPLPNIPAMDSVWGDYGNAQRDIMLGAGDPATLVTDAATKIREAIAGS; from the coding sequence CGTGGCCACGGCGTGCGGCGGCTCCGACGCCGCCCCCGCCGACGAGGGCAGCGCAGCCGCCGAGCCCACCACGGACGAGTCCGCCGAGGCCGCCGCCGAGCCGTCCGCCGAGGGGAGCGAGGCGCCGGTCGAGCGCGCCGACGCCGACCTCGTCATCTGGACCGACGAGACCCGCGCCCCTGTCGTGCAGGAGATCGGCGACGCCTTCGGTGCGGAGAACGACCTCACCGTGGCCGTCCAGCAGCTCGACTTCGGCACGATCCGCGAGAACCTCATCTCCCGCGGGCCGGTCGGCGAGGGCCCCGACATCATCATCGGCGCCCACGACTGGCTCGGTCAGCTCGTCACCAACGGTGCGGTCGCCCCGCTCGAGCTCGGCGAGACCGCGAGCACCTTCCAGCCCGTCGCGGTCGAGGCCATGACGTACGAGGGCACGACGTACGGCCTGCCCTACGCCGTGGAGAACATCGCGCTGTTCCGCAACACCGACCTGGCCCCCGCGGCCCCCGCAGACTTCGAGTCGATGCTCGCCGAGGGCAAGGCGCTCGTCGACGCCGGCCAGGCCGACGTCCCGCTGGCGCTGCAGGTGGGCGACGCGGGCGACGTCTTCCACTTCTACCCGGTCCAGACCTCGTTCGGCTCGCAGGTGTTCGGCCAGAACCCCGACGGGTCGTACAACCCCGACGACCTGCAGATCGACAACGAGGGCGGGCTCGCCTTCGCGGCCAAGCTGGCCGAGTGGACCGAGGCCGGGTACCTCAACCCGGACCTCACCTTCGACCTGGCCACCGAGGCCTTCGCGACCGGTCGCGCGCCGTACGCCATCACCGGCCCGTGGAACCTCGAGGCCTTCACCGACGGCGGCGTGAACTTCTCCGTCGAGGCCATCCCGTCCGCGGGCGGCCAGCCCAGCCAGCCGTTCGTCGGCGTGCAGGGCTTCATGGTCTCCGCCTACGCCGAGAACCCGATCGTGGCCAACGACTTCGTCGTCAACTACCTCGGCACCGAGGACACCGCCCGCGCGCTCTACGAGGGCGGCCAGCGTCCCCCGGCGAACACCGCGGTGTACGAGGAGGTGTCGGCCGACCCGGTCATCGCCGGCTTCGGTGCCTACGGCGCGTCCGGGCAGCCGCTGCCGAACATCCCCGCCATGGACTCCGTGTGGGGCGACTACGGCAACGCGCAGCGCGACATCATGCTCGGCGCCGGCGACCCCGCCACCCTCGTGACGGACGCCGCGACCAAGATCCGCGAGGCGATCGCCGGGTCCTGA
- a CDS encoding ABC transporter permease subunit: MSGTLTPARTQGDPPAAPPPGDVPTPSARPPRRPGPLTGLLLKVAFMALLNAVGVFAVLVAFGAREWGFVAFLALSLLAADVVYATGRFVPAKYLFPGLFFLLVFQVLVVVYTVFVAFTNFGDAHTIDQEQARTQILAVSEQRVPDSPAYAVTVLAREGTAAPAGGADPDSADAADAAGAPDEGEGADAPADEATDGPADAAEELAFLLTDPDGEVSLGTAAGVEEVDHDAVTTEDDGRATGLDGWQSLALGDLAERQQAVIGFRVPLATDDDPDAGSLRTQDGRTAYVNRPLLTWDEAGDTLTDTRDDAVYTADQSRGFYVSQDGRELTPGWRVGVGTANFERVVTDDRLAGPLLSVTLWSFAFALVSVVSTFFLGVLLALVFDNPRMRGRKVYRSLLIIPYAAPSFMSMLLWAGFLNPSFGFVNVVLLGGAEVPWLTDPWLAKLSVLVVNLWLGFPYMFLVCTGALQSIPGEVKEAARVDGASPTRIFRSIILPLLMVSVAPLLIASFAFNFNNFSLIYFVTGGGPNIPEASISIGSTDLLIHVVYTLGFESGGGQQWGFACALSVLIFVVVAGISAVSFRQTRALEDIN, encoded by the coding sequence TTGTCCGGCACCCTGACGCCCGCCCGTACCCAGGGCGACCCGCCCGCGGCCCCGCCGCCCGGCGACGTGCCCACCCCGTCGGCCCGGCCGCCCCGCCGCCCCGGCCCCCTCACCGGCCTGCTGCTCAAGGTCGCCTTCATGGCGCTGCTCAACGCCGTCGGCGTCTTCGCGGTCCTGGTGGCGTTCGGGGCGCGCGAGTGGGGCTTCGTCGCCTTCCTCGCCCTGTCGCTGCTCGCCGCCGACGTGGTCTACGCGACCGGCCGGTTCGTCCCGGCCAAGTACCTGTTCCCCGGCCTGTTCTTCCTGCTCGTGTTCCAGGTGCTCGTCGTCGTCTACACGGTGTTCGTCGCGTTCACGAACTTTGGCGACGCCCACACCATCGACCAGGAGCAGGCCCGCACCCAGATCCTCGCCGTGTCCGAGCAGCGGGTGCCCGACAGCCCCGCCTACGCCGTCACCGTGCTGGCCCGCGAGGGCACCGCCGCCCCCGCCGGGGGCGCGGACCCGGACTCCGCCGACGCAGCCGACGCGGCCGGCGCACCCGACGAGGGCGAGGGTGCCGACGCCCCGGCCGACGAGGCCACCGACGGCCCGGCGGACGCCGCCGAGGAGCTCGCCTTCCTGCTCACCGACCCCGACGGGGAGGTCAGCCTCGGCACCGCGGCCGGCGTCGAGGAGGTGGACCACGACGCGGTCACCACCGAGGACGACGGCCGCGCCACCGGCCTGGACGGCTGGCAGAGCCTGGCGCTCGGCGACCTGGCCGAGCGGCAGCAGGCCGTCATCGGCTTCCGGGTCCCGCTGGCCACCGACGACGACCCCGACGCAGGCAGCCTCCGCACCCAGGACGGGCGCACCGCCTACGTCAACCGCCCGCTCCTCACCTGGGACGAGGCCGGCGACACCCTCACCGACACCCGGGACGACGCCGTCTACACCGCCGACCAGTCCCGCGGCTTCTACGTCAGCCAGGACGGGCGCGAGCTCACCCCCGGCTGGCGGGTCGGCGTCGGCACGGCCAACTTCGAGCGGGTCGTCACCGACGACCGGCTGGCAGGCCCGCTGCTGTCGGTGACCCTGTGGTCCTTCGCGTTCGCGCTGGTCTCGGTGGTGTCGACGTTCTTCCTCGGGGTGCTGCTCGCCCTGGTGTTCGACAACCCGCGCATGCGGGGCCGCAAGGTCTACCGCTCGCTCCTGATCATCCCGTACGCCGCACCGAGCTTCATGTCGATGCTGCTCTGGGCCGGCTTCCTCAACCCGAGCTTCGGCTTCGTCAACGTCGTCCTGCTCGGCGGGGCGGAGGTCCCGTGGCTCACCGACCCGTGGCTGGCCAAGCTCAGCGTGCTCGTCGTCAACCTGTGGCTCGGCTTCCCGTACATGTTCCTGGTCTGCACGGGGGCCCTGCAGTCGATCCCCGGCGAGGTCAAGGAGGCCGCCCGCGTCGACGGCGCGTCACCGACCAGGATCTTCCGCTCGATCATCCTGCCGCTGCTCATGGTGAGCGTCGCGCCGCTGCTCATCGCGAGCTTCGCCTTCAACTTCAACAACTTCTCGCTCATCTACTTCGTCACCGGCGGCGGGCCGAACATCCCCGAGGCGTCGATCAGCATCGGCTCGACGGACCTGCTCATCCACGTCGTCTACACGCTCGGCTTCGAGTCCGGCGGCGGCCAGCAGTGGGGCTTCGCCTGCGCCCTGTCGGTCCTCATCTTCGTCGTGGTCGCCGGCATCTCGGCGGTCAGCTTCCGTCAGACCCGCGCGCTCGAAGACATCAACTGA
- a CDS encoding sugar ABC transporter permease, producing the protein MATTTTAVGPGRSRPAAPSRRRQGFRRWFADTGWRHLVGAVVLVFALFPVVFVVSASLNPLGTLTASNSMFSRVSLVNFRALFSTPVYPYPSWFLNTMVISVTTAVLQVLVACLSAYAFSRFRFAGRRVGLLGLLLIQMFPQVLAAVAIFLLVFEIGTLFPAVGLGSSLGLVFVYMGGALGVSAFLIKGFFDTVPKELDEAMKVDGAGHARIFFTMILPLSAPVLAVVVLLSFITTLNEFLVASIVLTQPEDQTLAVGLYRLVSDSLNAQWGFFAAGAILGTIPPVLLFLWLQKYVVAGLTAGAGK; encoded by the coding sequence ATGGCCACCACCACCACCGCCGTCGGCCCGGGCCGCAGCAGGCCCGCCGCCCCGTCCCGCCGCCGCCAGGGCTTCCGCCGCTGGTTCGCCGACACGGGCTGGCGGCACCTCGTCGGCGCCGTCGTCCTGGTGTTCGCGCTGTTCCCGGTCGTCTTCGTCGTCAGCGCCTCGCTCAACCCGCTCGGCACGCTGACCGCGAGCAACTCGATGTTCAGCCGGGTGAGCCTGGTCAACTTCCGGGCCCTGTTCTCCACGCCCGTCTACCCGTACCCGAGCTGGTTCCTCAACACGATGGTCATCTCGGTGACCACCGCGGTGCTGCAGGTGCTCGTGGCCTGCCTGTCGGCGTACGCGTTCAGCCGGTTCCGCTTCGCCGGGCGCCGGGTGGGCCTGCTCGGGCTGCTGCTCATCCAGATGTTCCCGCAGGTCCTCGCGGCGGTCGCGATCTTCCTGCTCGTCTTCGAGATCGGGACGCTGTTCCCCGCGGTCGGCCTCGGCTCGTCCCTGGGCCTGGTCTTCGTCTACATGGGCGGCGCGCTCGGCGTGAGCGCGTTCCTCATCAAGGGCTTCTTCGACACCGTGCCCAAGGAGCTCGACGAGGCCATGAAGGTCGACGGGGCCGGCCACGCGCGGATCTTCTTCACGATGATCCTGCCGCTGTCCGCGCCCGTGCTCGCGGTGGTCGTCCTGTTGTCCTTCATCACCACGCTCAACGAGTTCCTCGTCGCGAGCATCGTGCTCACCCAGCCCGAGGACCAGACGCTCGCCGTCGGCCTGTACCGGCTGGTCAGCGACTCGCTCAACGCGCAGTGGGGCTTCTTCGCCGCCGGCGCGATCCTGGGCACCATCCCGCCCGTGCTGCTGTTCCTCTGGCTGCAGAAGTACGTGGTCGCCGGGCTGACCGCGGGGGCCGGCAAGTGA
- a CDS encoding alpha-amylase family glycosyl hydrolase: protein MLYLTPVFPARSNHRYDASSFDEVDPLLGGDAALASLVAAAHRAGIRVMGDLTTNHTGAGHAWFRAAQADPGSAEAGFYYFTEHPDAYESWFGVPSLPKLDHGSPSLRRRLVEGPGSVVARWLEGPDGLDGWRIDVANMTGRKAGDDHNHEVARTVRRTMDATRPGSFLLAEHFHDTSDDVTTGAGGWDAVMDYAAVTRPVWEWLAAPASPYGFLGMPVPVPRKPTADVVAAVRRFSAAVPWQQTVQNVTMLGSHDTPRMLSVVGGDERALVAALALLVGRPGIPMVFAGDELGLTGDDGEQSRTPMPWDDEERLDGDLLHAYRALLRLRHDLEPLRRGGMRWLVADEDAMAWLRETPDERVCVVVARDACTVDLPATLVGECVPVWAGPGDPVVEHGSRTVQVSFPGPGAAFLRCG, encoded by the coding sequence GTGCTCTACCTGACCCCGGTCTTCCCGGCCCGGAGCAACCACCGCTACGACGCCTCGAGCTTCGACGAGGTCGACCCGCTGCTCGGCGGCGACGCGGCCCTCGCCTCCCTGGTCGCCGCGGCGCACCGCGCCGGCATCCGGGTCATGGGGGACCTGACGACCAACCACACCGGCGCCGGGCACGCCTGGTTCCGCGCCGCCCAGGCCGACCCGGGCTCGGCGGAGGCGGGCTTCTACTACTTCACCGAGCACCCCGACGCCTACGAGTCGTGGTTCGGCGTCCCCAGCCTGCCCAAGCTCGACCACGGCTCGCCGTCGCTGCGCCGGCGCCTCGTGGAGGGCCCGGGCAGCGTCGTCGCGCGCTGGCTCGAGGGCCCGGACGGGCTGGACGGCTGGCGCATCGACGTGGCCAACATGACCGGGCGGAAGGCGGGCGACGACCACAACCACGAGGTCGCCCGCACGGTCCGGCGGACCATGGACGCGACGAGGCCCGGCTCCTTCCTGCTCGCCGAGCACTTCCACGACACCTCCGACGACGTGACGACCGGCGCGGGCGGCTGGGACGCGGTGATGGACTACGCGGCCGTCACCCGGCCGGTCTGGGAGTGGCTCGCCGCCCCGGCGTCGCCGTACGGCTTCCTCGGCATGCCGGTGCCCGTGCCCCGCAAGCCCACCGCCGACGTCGTCGCGGCGGTGCGGAGGTTCTCCGCCGCGGTGCCGTGGCAGCAGACCGTCCAGAACGTCACCATGCTCGGCTCCCACGACACCCCGCGGATGCTCAGCGTGGTCGGCGGCGACGAGCGGGCCCTGGTGGCCGCGCTCGCCCTGCTCGTCGGCCGGCCCGGCATCCCCATGGTGTTCGCGGGCGACGAGCTCGGCCTCACCGGCGACGACGGCGAGCAGTCGCGCACCCCGATGCCCTGGGACGACGAGGAGCGCCTGGACGGCGACCTGCTGCACGCCTACCGCGCGCTGCTGCGGCTGCGCCACGACCTGGAGCCGCTGCGCCGGGGCGGTATGCGCTGGCTCGTGGCCGACGAGGACGCGATGGCCTGGCTGCGGGAGACGCCGGACGAGCGGGTGTGCGTGGTCGTCGCCCGGGACGCCTGCACGGTCGACCTGCCCGCCACGCTCGTGGGGGAGTGCGTCCCGGTCTGGGCCGGGCCGGGCGACCCGGTCGTCGAGCACGGCTCGCGGACCGTCCAGGTGTCGTTCCCCGGCCCGGGGGCGGCGTTCCTGCGCTGCGGCTGA